The proteins below are encoded in one region of Bifidobacterium dentium JCM 1195 = DSM 20436:
- a CDS encoding LacI family DNA-binding transcriptional regulator — protein MAGRNESNRSITNVAALANVSIATVSRVLSGKRTKDDDIARRVRAAAEQLNYSVNYAASALRSTITNTIGLVIPSATETFSAQLLDEIEPTIDVDSQQLLLGIGPNQAAQGERIASLVARHVDGLIVVPAAGADLTEILEQYAGTLPIVQVGGRQRSFHTSMVGIDEDAAMEMTIGHLADQGIESVAYMAGKEISFESAELFAMFHTQVRAHHLKTQADWNRFGERSVQRGFDCAMRLFSEPLVQPEAVVCADDTIAFGMMVALHALGLRVPQDVLIVGYNDSPIASTTMPTLTSVRPPFQQIVSEALRLIALGPEHPAHVSLPPQLIVRDSTVVAR, from the coding sequence ATGGCAGGCAGGAACGAGAGCAACCGTTCGATTACGAACGTGGCCGCATTGGCGAACGTGTCGATCGCAACCGTTTCCCGCGTATTGTCGGGCAAACGCACCAAGGACGACGACATCGCCCGCCGTGTGCGCGCAGCCGCCGAACAGCTCAACTATTCCGTCAACTATGCGGCAAGCGCACTGCGTAGCACCATCACCAACACCATCGGCCTGGTCATCCCCAGCGCCACCGAAACGTTCAGCGCGCAGCTGCTTGACGAAATCGAGCCGACCATCGACGTGGACTCGCAACAGCTGTTGCTCGGCATAGGCCCCAATCAAGCGGCACAGGGCGAACGCATCGCATCACTCGTCGCACGTCATGTGGACGGACTCATCGTAGTGCCCGCGGCCGGGGCCGATCTCACCGAAATCCTCGAACAATATGCCGGCACCCTGCCGATCGTACAGGTCGGAGGCCGGCAACGTTCCTTCCATACATCGATGGTCGGCATCGACGAAGACGCCGCCATGGAGATGACCATCGGGCATCTGGCCGATCAGGGCATCGAATCCGTGGCCTACATGGCCGGCAAGGAGATCTCCTTCGAATCGGCGGAATTGTTCGCCATGTTCCATACGCAGGTGCGCGCGCATCATCTGAAAACGCAGGCCGACTGGAACCGATTCGGCGAGCGCAGCGTGCAACGTGGTTTCGACTGCGCAATGCGCCTGTTCTCCGAGCCGCTGGTGCAGCCGGAGGCCGTGGTCTGCGCGGATGACACCATCGCGTTCGGCATGATGGTGGCGCTGCACGCCTTGGGACTCCGTGTACCGCAGGATGTGCTGATCGTCGGCTATAACGATTCGCCGATCGCTTCGACCACCATGCCGACGCTCACTTCGGTGCGTCCGCCGTTCCAGCAGATCGTATCGGAGGCGTTGCGTCTGATCGCGCTCGGTCCGGAGCATCCGGCGCATGTGTCGCTGCCGCCGCAGCTTATCGTCCGCGATTCCACCGTGGTCGCACGCTAG
- a CDS encoding HPr family phosphocarrier protein, with protein sequence MATRNLVINDPVGIHARPAAQFAQAVTASNCNVTIAKEGGDAVPAGSILSIMGLGIKQGDTVVINVEGTDADACADKLIGILANAA encoded by the coding sequence ATGGCAACCCGCAATCTCGTCATCAACGATCCCGTCGGCATCCACGCACGCCCGGCCGCACAGTTCGCACAGGCCGTCACCGCCTCCAACTGCAACGTGACCATCGCCAAGGAGGGCGGCGACGCCGTCCCGGCAGGCTCCATCCTGTCCATCATGGGCCTGGGCATCAAGCAGGGCGACACCGTGGTCATCAACGTCGAAGGCACCGACGCCGATGCGTGCGCCGACAAGCTGATCGGCATCCTCGCCAACGCCGCGTGA
- the ptsP gene encoding phosphoenolpyruvate--protein phosphotransferase, whose protein sequence is MNIKGVGIGRGVAVGPVIRMAAPLPEPSDAPRAEGIDAETEIIRVERSLALVNADLNRRAEEAANGDEGAQKAAPILQAIAMFASDPSLAQSIRNLIGQGKTAERAVLEGFAAVEDMFRAIGGYQAERAADLHDVGQRVIADLMGAPAPGLPVSETPFVLVAEDLSPADTAALDMSKTLAIVTSQGGPTSHTAILARARGIVAVVSATEATELTDGTNVIVNAAKGEITVEPSEEEITAAEAAKSRAAAAKELRGNPGATKDGHRIPLLANVGKPSDAATALEYGAEGVGLFRTEFLFIGNAEPPSVEEQTKAYIELLSQFPGKKVVIRMLDAGADKPLPFLTPEDEPNPALGLRGLRTLKAHMDVLEGQLKALAAADAATDADLWVMAPMVADEHEADYFVRLAKSHGLKFVGAMAEVPSIALMADKVAKVADFVSIGTNDLTQYTLAADRTLGSVANYQTAWHPAVLRAIKMICDAGNANGMPVGVCGEAAADPDLAVVLAGLGVNSLSMTPVALDDVRAALAEVTLEEAKAKAAAALNGDYYNPADR, encoded by the coding sequence ATGAACATCAAGGGTGTTGGCATCGGTCGTGGCGTTGCGGTCGGACCGGTTATTCGCATGGCCGCTCCGCTGCCTGAACCGTCGGACGCACCGCGTGCCGAAGGCATCGACGCCGAAACTGAAATCATCCGCGTCGAGCGATCATTGGCATTGGTGAACGCCGACCTCAACCGTCGTGCGGAAGAGGCCGCCAATGGTGACGAAGGCGCCCAAAAGGCCGCTCCGATTCTTCAGGCCATCGCCATGTTCGCCTCCGACCCGTCCCTTGCGCAGTCCATCCGGAATCTGATTGGCCAAGGCAAGACTGCCGAGCGGGCCGTGCTTGAAGGTTTCGCGGCCGTGGAAGACATGTTCCGTGCCATCGGCGGCTATCAGGCCGAGCGTGCGGCCGATTTGCATGATGTCGGTCAGCGTGTGATCGCCGACCTGATGGGCGCTCCGGCGCCGGGTCTGCCGGTGAGCGAAACCCCGTTCGTGCTCGTTGCCGAAGACCTGTCCCCGGCTGATACCGCCGCGCTCGACATGAGCAAGACCCTCGCCATCGTGACCTCGCAGGGCGGCCCGACCTCGCATACCGCCATCCTGGCTCGCGCCCGCGGCATTGTGGCCGTGGTCTCCGCCACCGAAGCGACCGAACTGACCGACGGCACCAACGTGATCGTGAATGCAGCCAAAGGCGAAATCACCGTCGAACCGTCCGAGGAGGAAATCACCGCGGCAGAAGCGGCCAAGTCTCGCGCCGCGGCGGCCAAGGAACTGCGTGGCAACCCGGGTGCCACCAAAGACGGCCACCGCATTCCGCTGTTGGCGAATGTGGGCAAACCGTCCGATGCCGCCACCGCATTGGAATATGGTGCCGAGGGCGTGGGCCTATTCCGCACCGAATTCCTGTTCATCGGCAACGCCGAACCGCCAAGCGTCGAAGAGCAGACCAAGGCCTATATCGAGCTGCTCAGCCAGTTCCCGGGCAAGAAAGTCGTGATCCGCATGCTCGACGCCGGCGCCGACAAGCCATTGCCGTTCCTGACTCCGGAAGACGAGCCGAACCCCGCTCTCGGACTGCGAGGCCTGCGCACCTTGAAGGCCCATATGGACGTGCTTGAAGGCCAGCTCAAGGCCCTCGCCGCCGCGGATGCCGCAACCGACGCCGATCTGTGGGTCATGGCCCCGATGGTGGCCGACGAGCATGAGGCCGACTACTTCGTCAGACTCGCCAAGAGCCATGGGCTGAAATTCGTGGGTGCCATGGCCGAAGTGCCATCCATCGCCCTGATGGCCGACAAGGTGGCCAAGGTGGCCGATTTCGTCTCCATCGGCACCAACGACCTGACCCAGTACACGCTGGCCGCCGACCGTACCCTCGGTTCCGTGGCCAACTACCAGACCGCATGGCATCCGGCTGTGCTGCGCGCCATCAAGATGATCTGCGACGCGGGCAATGCCAACGGCATGCCGGTGGGCGTGTGCGGCGAGGCCGCCGCCGATCCGGATCTGGCCGTGGTGCTGGCCGGTTTGGGCGTCAATTCCCTGTCCATGACCCCGGTGGCTCTGGACGATGTGCGCGCCGCGCTCGCCGAGGTCACTCTTGAGGAAGCCAAGGCCAAGGCCGCCGCAGCGCTTAACGGCGACTACTACAATCCGGCCGACCGCTGA
- a CDS encoding YbhB/YbcL family Raf kinase inhibitor-like protein, which produces MKISADFTVIPDAFAKAAPPENCIDGTPIVSFPFYIDELDSSVQFLHWEFVDPDSIPVCGFQWNHWSLANLPVDALMYDFNDSHALAIPADFSRTVSAMIPETVQGRTSAASPLLTGRSTDPAVTMRYNGPYPPDRDHDYYLHVWGTTAPLAGLNQGFWLNEMERALRNGGNPIDQGGIFLTGKA; this is translated from the coding sequence ATGAAGATTTCCGCAGATTTTACCGTCATTCCTGACGCGTTTGCCAAGGCGGCGCCGCCTGAGAACTGCATCGACGGCACTCCAATCGTCTCCTTCCCTTTCTACATCGATGAGCTTGACTCGTCGGTGCAGTTCCTGCATTGGGAATTCGTTGATCCGGATTCGATTCCGGTATGCGGCTTCCAATGGAATCACTGGTCACTGGCGAATCTGCCGGTTGATGCGCTGATGTACGACTTCAATGATTCCCATGCGCTGGCGATTCCGGCCGATTTCTCCCGTACCGTTTCCGCGATGATTCCCGAAACCGTGCAAGGCCGCACGTCCGCCGCTTCGCCGCTGCTGACCGGTCGCAGCACCGATCCCGCGGTCACCATGCGTTACAACGGCCCGTACCCACCGGATCGGGATCATGACTACTACCTGCATGTGTGGGGTACGACGGCACCGTTGGCCGGCCTCAATCAGGGCTTCTGGCTGAACGAAATGGAGCGTGCCCTGCGCAATGGCGGCAATCCCATTGATCAAGGCGGCATCTTCCTTACCGGCAAAGCCTGA
- a CDS encoding C69 family dipeptidase has protein sequence MACTTILVGKNASYDGSTIIARNEDSANGEFCPKRFIVVKPEEQPRTYRSVLSHVEIDLPEEPLQYTAVPNADLKEGIWGEAGVNEANVAMSATETLTTNERVLGADPFVELAPAKGREGEDGYEPEVPGGIGEEDFLTLVLPYIKTAREGVERLGALLEEFGTYEMNGVAFSDVDEIWWLETVGGHHWIAKRVPDEAYVTMPNQLGIDEFDLEDALGDQEEHMCSADLGEFIARNHLDLSVENTTPFNPRDAFGSHSDSDHVYNTPRAWYMQRFLNPYDEQWDGPDADHKPTADDIPWARQPERKITIEDVKYVLSSHYQGTPYDPYGKLGDQRTRHMFRPIGINRQSQLAVMQIRPYRPQVSRAIQWMAYGSNPFNTLVPFFPNVDSTPKYLEDTTVRVTSENFYWENRIIAALCDASFADTANAVERYQEKTGAMGHRMVAAADEQIDRLCEDSDFDAEFDADDESADVQPMEPDEIIEATRNAEAREILAAANRTMADQLKEETDKLLDSVLYTASMNMKNGFHMSDF, from the coding sequence ATGGCGTGCACCACGATTCTGGTCGGCAAGAACGCAAGTTATGACGGTTCGACCATCATCGCCCGCAATGAAGACAGCGCAAACGGCGAATTCTGCCCGAAGCGTTTCATCGTAGTCAAGCCGGAGGAGCAGCCGCGTACATATCGCAGCGTGCTCTCCCATGTGGAAATCGACCTGCCGGAAGAGCCGTTGCAGTACACGGCCGTGCCCAATGCCGATCTGAAGGAAGGCATTTGGGGCGAGGCTGGCGTCAATGAGGCGAACGTGGCCATGAGCGCCACCGAAACCCTCACCACCAATGAGCGTGTGCTTGGCGCGGATCCGTTCGTCGAACTTGCTCCGGCCAAGGGCAGGGAAGGCGAGGACGGCTACGAACCGGAAGTGCCCGGCGGCATCGGCGAAGAGGATTTCCTCACCCTCGTGTTGCCGTACATCAAGACCGCCCGTGAAGGCGTGGAGCGTCTCGGCGCGCTGCTTGAAGAGTTCGGCACCTATGAGATGAACGGTGTTGCCTTTTCCGACGTGGACGAGATCTGGTGGCTGGAGACCGTCGGCGGCCACCATTGGATTGCCAAGCGCGTGCCGGACGAGGCCTACGTGACCATGCCGAACCAGCTTGGCATCGATGAATTCGACCTTGAGGATGCCTTGGGCGATCAGGAGGAGCATATGTGCTCCGCCGATTTAGGCGAGTTCATCGCGCGTAACCATCTGGACCTGTCGGTGGAGAACACCACGCCGTTCAATCCGCGCGACGCTTTCGGTTCCCACTCCGATTCCGACCATGTGTACAACACCCCGCGTGCTTGGTACATGCAGCGCTTCCTCAACCCGTACGACGAGCAGTGGGATGGTCCGGACGCGGACCACAAGCCGACCGCCGACGACATTCCGTGGGCTCGCCAGCCGGAACGCAAGATCACCATCGAAGATGTGAAGTACGTGCTGAGTTCCCATTATCAGGGCACTCCATACGATCCGTACGGCAAGCTCGGCGACCAGCGCACGCGCCACATGTTCCGCCCGATCGGCATCAACCGCCAAAGCCAGCTTGCGGTCATGCAGATTCGTCCGTATCGCCCGCAGGTCAGCCGTGCGATTCAGTGGATGGCCTATGGCTCCAACCCGTTCAACACGTTGGTGCCGTTCTTCCCGAACGTGGATTCCACGCCGAAGTACCTGGAAGACACCACTGTGCGCGTCACCTCTGAGAACTTCTACTGGGAGAACCGCATCATCGCAGCCCTGTGCGACGCGTCCTTCGCCGATACCGCCAACGCGGTGGAGCGCTATCAGGAAAAGACCGGCGCAATGGGCCACCGTATGGTCGCAGCCGCCGATGAGCAGATCGATAGGCTGTGCGAGGATTCCGATTTCGACGCCGAGTTCGATGCAGATGATGAAAGCGCCGACGTGCAGCCGATGGAACCGGATGAGATCATCGAAGCCACCCGCAACGCGGAAGCACGCGAGATTCTTGCCGCAGCCAACCGGACCATGGCCGACCAGCTCAAGGAGGAGACCGACAAGCTGCTCGACTCCGTGCTCTACACGGCGAGCATGAACATGAAGAACGGCTTCCATATGTCCGACTTCTGA
- a CDS encoding formate--tetrahydrofolate ligase — protein sequence MTNIEDFTSQYGLVQKIDAFGYLDYLKNNPDAPRKHGKVVLVTADTPLKASRGEGKTTTTIALIDALRERGIDATAVLRQPSMGITAAGSKGGASGGGKASLTHPELIDWGLCGEMGAIEAAQNLLVSFAEKAIDEGKLDEILVPRVSEVPSRSLRQIAVDRGKGNVAERTVLTPTCELMQIVVLSRSMDEIADRVARMIAGTKDGKAVTFGEFVDLWRITGILSDAVKPAKTETVNGAPVYVHGGPFANVSIGIPTLVSVEMACALHDVVIVEAGYGADAGAQKWLDIACREYGAQWPSAAIVVTRASTWRDDPALAWRYPFHVQRLEGLDIPTFPLINLWDGEDDQIPALKATTEELEFREPIIGNLYRDGGDALAPQLDAFVDAVVNGSMPAEPHSHKGMALVENVRWVAENAYGVPAERVVLKDSFAESLNEAMNLCASAGMDLGDMALVAVKSPATMTDNDSAPEEERTVTLKKVEVHSGAGLVHVNLTTSLTTPMPKIV from the coding sequence GTGACCAACATTGAGGATTTCACCAGCCAGTACGGCCTGGTTCAGAAGATTGATGCGTTCGGGTATCTCGATTATCTGAAGAACAATCCGGATGCCCCGCGCAAGCATGGCAAGGTCGTGCTCGTCACCGCCGACACTCCGCTGAAGGCGTCACGCGGCGAAGGCAAGACCACCACCACGATCGCCCTGATTGACGCCCTGCGTGAGCGTGGCATCGATGCGACCGCCGTGCTGCGTCAGCCAAGTATGGGCATTACCGCGGCCGGTTCCAAGGGCGGCGCATCGGGCGGTGGCAAGGCATCCCTGACCCACCCGGAGTTGATCGACTGGGGTCTGTGCGGCGAGATGGGTGCCATCGAGGCCGCTCAGAACCTGCTGGTCTCCTTTGCGGAGAAAGCGATCGACGAGGGCAAGCTTGATGAGATTCTGGTGCCGCGCGTTTCCGAAGTGCCGTCCCGCTCCCTGCGTCAGATCGCCGTGGATCGTGGTAAGGGCAACGTTGCGGAACGTACGGTGCTCACCCCGACCTGCGAGTTGATGCAGATCGTCGTGCTGTCTCGTTCCATGGACGAAATCGCCGATCGCGTGGCCAGGATGATCGCCGGCACCAAGGACGGCAAGGCCGTCACTTTCGGCGAATTCGTTGACCTGTGGCGCATCACCGGCATTCTGTCCGACGCCGTCAAGCCCGCCAAGACCGAGACCGTAAACGGCGCCCCGGTGTATGTGCATGGCGGCCCGTTCGCGAACGTGTCCATCGGCATTCCGACGCTTGTTTCCGTGGAGATGGCCTGCGCCCTGCACGACGTGGTAATCGTCGAGGCGGGTTATGGTGCTGATGCCGGCGCCCAGAAGTGGCTCGACATTGCATGCCGCGAGTACGGTGCGCAGTGGCCGTCCGCCGCCATCGTCGTGACCCGTGCCTCCACATGGCGTGATGATCCGGCGCTTGCCTGGCGTTATCCGTTCCATGTGCAGCGCTTGGAAGGCCTTGATATTCCGACGTTCCCGCTGATCAACCTGTGGGATGGCGAGGACGATCAGATTCCGGCGTTGAAGGCGACCACCGAAGAGCTGGAATTCCGTGAGCCGATCATCGGCAATCTGTACCGTGACGGCGGCGACGCGCTCGCCCCGCAGCTGGATGCCTTCGTGGATGCCGTGGTGAACGGTTCCATGCCTGCGGAACCGCACAGCCACAAGGGCATGGCTCTCGTGGAGAACGTGCGCTGGGTGGCCGAGAACGCGTATGGAGTTCCGGCTGAGCGCGTGGTTCTGAAGGACAGTTTCGCCGAATCCCTCAACGAGGCCATGAATCTGTGCGCCAGCGCGGGCATGGATCTGGGTGATATGGCACTGGTGGCGGTGAAGTCTCCGGCCACCATGACCGATAACGATTCCGCTCCGGAGGAGGAACGCACCGTGACCTTGAAGAAGGTCGAAGTCCATTCCGGTGCCGGCTTGGTGCATGTGAATCTGACTACGTCCCTGACTACGCCAATGCCGAAGATCGTCTGA
- a CDS encoding phenylpyruvate tautomerase MIF-related protein produces the protein MPVIHTHVSVSTTPEQREALKTAYGKAITAVPGKSEGWLMCPFEDNMPIYFGGDDSQPAAYVEVNVFGRSVPGSAWEKLTEQIMAALGKELGIPADRTYIRYTATTDWGWNGGNF, from the coding sequence ATGCCAGTCATTCACACCCACGTTTCCGTCTCCACCACTCCCGAACAGCGTGAGGCCCTGAAAACGGCCTACGGCAAGGCAATCACCGCCGTTCCGGGCAAGTCCGAAGGCTGGCTGATGTGCCCGTTCGAAGACAATATGCCGATTTATTTCGGCGGTGACGATTCCCAACCGGCCGCTTACGTGGAGGTGAATGTTTTCGGCCGTTCCGTGCCGGGTTCCGCTTGGGAAAAGCTGACCGAACAGATCATGGCCGCGCTGGGCAAGGAGCTCGGCATTCCGGCCGACCGTACTTACATCCGATACACCGCCACCACCGATTGGGGCTGGAACGGCGGCAATTTCTGA
- a CDS encoding GtrA family protein, translating into MKFGLVGVIAFVIDWGILNLLVGVFHMHNVIAATISFIISLIFNYTASMKLVFKPRDDMARWMEILIFVVGAVIGLLMNDALIWVSTYGMNHDAFVTQHTEYLIRTNVGKLFATAVVMVWNFLTRKWLLDDTHTNAMNRLKKAENRLSEEELEAKWQNSFSHKLGVWSLEHTPKGWPK; encoded by the coding sequence ATGAAATTCGGTCTTGTAGGTGTGATCGCCTTCGTTATCGACTGGGGCATCCTGAATCTGCTTGTTGGCGTCTTCCATATGCATAACGTGATCGCCGCGACGATTTCGTTCATTATTTCCTTGATTTTCAACTACACCGCCAGCATGAAACTGGTGTTCAAACCGCGCGATGACATGGCCCGATGGATGGAGATTCTGATTTTCGTGGTCGGCGCCGTGATCGGTCTGCTCATGAACGACGCCCTTATTTGGGTTTCCACGTACGGCATGAATCATGATGCGTTCGTTACGCAGCATACCGAATATCTGATTCGCACCAACGTGGGCAAGCTCTTCGCCACCGCAGTGGTGATGGTGTGGAACTTCCTGACCCGTAAGTGGCTGCTTGATGATACGCATACCAACGCCATGAACCGCCTGAAGAAGGCCGAGAACCGCTTGAGCGAAGAGGAGCTGGAGGCCAAGTGGCAGAACAGTTTCTCGCACAAGCTGGGCGTTTGGTCGCTGGAGCACACTCCCAAAGGCTGGCCGAAGTAG
- a CDS encoding MFS transporter — MTNQVFAGVTSVGHRLFGGYAELLRIPHTARFSVGSVIACMPFPMVGMTITIAVQHYYGNYSLAGALTAVQAIALAVASPVLGKLVDKFGQRQVSIPTIIVWMVAATALVSCITARVPSWILFCIVPFMAAIPPWGAMSRQRWTTLLKGDSEKTNRALSLSGVFDECMWVIGNPLASTLAVISGVLAFSFTGMCVVVGALMFLTELTTEPKSQTQLAREAGMTRKEYRERETARSKALQAEAAVEYARDRARSEGKTAAEVQAAMEQAAADVKAGRKESIWGPGLIAVCVTWFGLGAFQSAAGISIVAFATEANMKQYTGFVFACFSFSSLIGALVYGAKNWTIPLWKRFYFCLAVVDLGIGSFMFAKHLWVIMIIYLLIGVCQAPTWVNGNQLMLHLVPPTRFTEGMAWMGAMNSIGGSVGSAIAGQFIDRMGSHGGFLVVTVLALASLAIALFGFKQIKDSTEQPMLTSVSV, encoded by the coding sequence ATGACCAATCAGGTTTTCGCCGGCGTCACAAGCGTTGGCCATCGTCTTTTCGGAGGGTATGCGGAACTTCTTCGCATACCGCATACCGCCCGTTTTTCCGTCGGCTCGGTAATCGCATGCATGCCGTTCCCGATGGTCGGCATGACCATTACGATTGCCGTACAGCATTACTACGGTAACTATTCGCTGGCCGGCGCACTCACTGCAGTACAGGCGATCGCATTGGCCGTGGCAAGCCCGGTGCTCGGCAAGCTGGTCGACAAGTTCGGGCAGCGTCAGGTTTCCATTCCGACGATCATCGTGTGGATGGTCGCCGCGACCGCGCTGGTGTCATGCATCACCGCCCGCGTTCCGTCGTGGATCCTGTTCTGCATCGTACCGTTCATGGCCGCGATTCCGCCGTGGGGTGCGATGAGCCGTCAGCGTTGGACCACGCTGCTCAAAGGCGATTCGGAGAAGACGAACCGTGCATTGTCGCTGTCAGGTGTGTTCGACGAATGCATGTGGGTGATCGGCAATCCGCTCGCTTCCACGCTGGCCGTGATTTCCGGTGTGCTCGCCTTCTCGTTCACCGGTATGTGCGTGGTGGTCGGCGCACTGATGTTCCTGACGGAGCTGACCACCGAACCGAAGTCACAGACGCAGCTGGCACGCGAGGCCGGCATGACCCGCAAGGAATACCGAGAGCGCGAGACCGCACGTTCCAAGGCGTTGCAGGCCGAAGCGGCCGTGGAGTACGCGCGCGACCGCGCACGTTCCGAAGGCAAGACGGCCGCCGAAGTGCAAGCTGCCATGGAACAGGCAGCGGCCGATGTGAAGGCGGGCCGCAAGGAGTCCATCTGGGGTCCGGGCCTGATCGCCGTATGCGTGACGTGGTTCGGTCTGGGCGCGTTCCAATCGGCTGCGGGCATTTCCATTGTGGCTTTCGCCACGGAAGCGAATATGAAGCAGTACACGGGCTTCGTGTTCGCATGCTTCTCGTTCAGCTCGCTGATCGGCGCACTCGTATATGGCGCGAAGAACTGGACCATCCCACTGTGGAAGCGCTTCTACTTCTGCCTGGCGGTAGTGGATCTGGGCATCGGCTCGTTCATGTTCGCCAAGCACCTGTGGGTGATTATGATCATCTACCTGCTCATCGGCGTATGTCAGGCCCCGACCTGGGTGAATGGCAACCAGCTGATGTTGCATCTGGTGCCGCCCACCCGCTTTACCGAAGGCATGGCATGGATGGGTGCGATGAATTCGATCGGCGGATCGGTGGGTTCGGCCATTGCGGGTCAGTTCATCGACCGTATGGGTTCGCACGGCGGCTTCCTCGTCGTGACCGTGCTGGCGTTGGCTTCGCTGGCGATCGCCCTGTTCGGATTCAAGCAGATCAAGGACTCCACCGAGCAGCCCATGCTCACGTCCGTGAGCGTGTGA
- a CDS encoding histidine phosphatase family protein: MHATTIHFVRHGKVENPEHLLYERLPGFHLSELGVRMAQATAHYIAISPQLNTVSAVYSSPLERTRETAGEILESLNAVRGLRGEKPLELVTDERIIEAGNEFRGKRIGHGEGALWRNGNYKLVRNLWKPSWGESYQSIAHRVQDFALEKVSEHPGEQIVVVSHESPIWSYRHMLETGHPEHNMLLRHTALASITSITYDCATRKVMSITYVDPAADVQ; this comes from the coding sequence ATGCATGCAACAACCATCCACTTCGTGCGTCACGGCAAGGTCGAGAATCCGGAGCATCTGCTCTACGAACGTCTTCCCGGATTCCACCTGTCCGAATTGGGAGTGCGTATGGCGCAGGCTACCGCGCACTACATCGCCATCAGTCCGCAACTGAACACCGTTTCCGCCGTCTACTCGTCGCCACTGGAACGTACGCGTGAGACGGCCGGCGAAATCCTCGAATCCCTGAACGCCGTGCGTGGGCTGCGTGGCGAGAAGCCGCTGGAACTCGTCACCGACGAACGCATCATCGAAGCCGGCAACGAATTCCGCGGCAAGCGCATCGGCCACGGCGAGGGGGCACTGTGGAGGAACGGCAACTACAAACTCGTGCGCAACCTGTGGAAGCCGAGCTGGGGCGAAAGCTACCAGTCCATCGCGCATCGCGTGCAGGATTTCGCATTGGAGAAGGTGTCCGAACATCCTGGTGAGCAGATCGTGGTGGTCAGCCACGAATCGCCGATCTGGAGCTACCGTCACATGCTGGAAACCGGTCATCCGGAACACAATATGCTGCTGCGTCACACCGCGCTCGCCTCGATTACGTCGATCACTTACGATTGCGCCACCCGCAAAGTGATGTCAATCACGTATGTCGACCCCGCCGCCGACGTACAGTGA
- a CDS encoding DUF805 domain-containing protein, which yields MTDPNQYGPQVPPQYGQSMPQQNQYGQSGQSQQGNAYGSYQQPQQGAPQYGAPQYGAPQGQPAPQGSNFFALTAPLDQPAYNCTMGESFIRFWKKYAVFKGRASRGEFWWWVLCNIIIVFAISLLFGLLGAIAGHSASYATLRISRVVTGLWSLATLVPNLALSVRRMHDTNKSGWSVAVCYGVLLVGYILTIAGTTMTGIGAVNAIYSGDTSTAATGAILTIIGSLVLIAGCIVYIVFMARRSDPAGVRFDDPSTAGYAPTAPAMQNQYANYAAPTPDMNVPAAPTSSAAPTAQATPFTPTVPSIPDVPLPAAPSDQSETGQNPYGNNTDQQ from the coding sequence ATGACGGACCCCAACCAGTATGGCCCACAGGTTCCGCCGCAGTATGGACAGTCCATGCCGCAGCAGAATCAGTACGGCCAGTCCGGGCAAAGCCAGCAAGGCAATGCCTACGGCTCCTACCAGCAACCCCAGCAAGGAGCCCCACAATACGGTGCACCGCAATATGGCGCTCCGCAAGGCCAGCCGGCCCCGCAAGGCTCGAATTTCTTTGCGCTGACCGCACCGCTCGACCAGCCGGCCTATAACTGCACCATGGGCGAATCCTTCATTCGCTTCTGGAAGAAGTACGCCGTATTCAAGGGCCGTGCATCCCGAGGCGAATTCTGGTGGTGGGTGCTGTGCAACATCATCATCGTATTCGCCATCTCCCTACTGTTCGGCCTCCTCGGCGCGATTGCCGGACATTCCGCAAGCTACGCCACGCTACGCATCTCGAGAGTCGTCACGGGCCTGTGGTCTCTGGCGACGCTCGTTCCGAACCTCGCCCTGAGCGTGCGTCGAATGCACGACACCAATAAGTCGGGCTGGTCAGTCGCCGTCTGCTACGGCGTCTTGCTGGTCGGCTACATCCTGACGATTGCCGGCACCACGATGACCGGCATCGGCGCGGTCAATGCGATTTATAGCGGAGACACCAGCACTGCGGCCACGGGTGCCATCCTGACGATTATCGGCAGCCTCGTGCTGATCGCCGGATGCATCGTCTATATCGTGTTCATGGCACGACGCAGCGATCCGGCCGGCGTGCGCTTCGATGATCCGTCCACCGCGGGCTACGCTCCGACGGCACCGGCCATGCAGAACCAGTACGCGAACTACGCGGCCCCGACGCCCGACATGAACGTTCCTGCCGCACCGACGTCCTCGGCCGCACCGACCGCACAGGCCACTCCGTTCACCCCGACGGTCCCGTCCATCCCGGACGTTCCGCTGCCGGCCGCACCGTCTGACCAATCCGAGACCGGACAGAACCCGTACGGCAACAACACCGACCAGCAGTAA